The proteins below are encoded in one region of Pontibacter deserti:
- a CDS encoding NuoI/complex I 23 kDa subunit family protein, whose product MESKTIKHKSGFWDVVKSLVSGLRLTWKHFVRAKNRRTPEYVTDKNYFNQPDGLVTLKYPYEAIPVPDNGRYRLHNEIDDCIVCDLCAKICPVNCITIESVKATEEIGVTSDGTKKRLYAPVFDIDMAKCCYCGLCTTVCPTDCLTMTPVYDFAEVDIKNMIYHFTDLSPEQAEEKKLLLAKQQEEMAAAKAAALAAKKQQG is encoded by the coding sequence ATGGAAAGCAAAACCATAAAACATAAATCCGGATTCTGGGACGTGGTGAAGTCGCTGGTGAGTGGCCTGCGCCTGACGTGGAAGCACTTTGTGCGTGCCAAGAACCGCCGTACCCCGGAGTATGTAACCGATAAAAACTATTTTAACCAACCCGATGGACTGGTAACGCTGAAGTACCCTTACGAGGCCATACCTGTACCTGACAACGGCCGCTACCGCCTGCACAACGAAATAGATGACTGCATCGTCTGTGACCTATGCGCTAAAATTTGCCCGGTAAACTGCATAACCATAGAGTCTGTAAAAGCAACTGAAGAGATTGGCGTAACCTCTGATGGCACAAAGAAACGCCTGTATGCACCGGTATTCGATATTGATATGGCCAAGTGCTGCTACTGCGGCCTTTGCACCACTGTCTGTCCAACCGACTGCCTGACCATGACCCCAGTGTACGATTTCGCGGAAGTAGACATCAAAAACATGATCTACCACTTCACTGATCTAAGCCCGGAGCAGGCTGAAGAGAAAAAGCTACTACTGGCAAAGCAGCAGGAAGAAATGGCCGCAGCAAAAGCAGCAGCGTTGGCAGCCAAAAAGCAACAAGGCTAA
- a CDS encoding NADH-quinone oxidoreductase subunit J family protein, translating to MLFYIFAILAIVSGAYMVLTRNLLYAGFSLLITLLSIAGIYVLLFADFIAVTQLMVYVGGVLVLILFGIMLSSRVHDKSVLSENVNTVWGTLIAGLIVVGLSYSILKANISSLPWLQTTELNVLGDQKSTVQTIGIKLMTDFVLPFEIASLLLLIALMGAAYIATDKQKV from the coding sequence ATGCTTTTCTACATCTTCGCCATACTTGCCATAGTTTCGGGAGCTTACATGGTGCTGACGCGCAACCTGCTGTATGCGGGTTTTTCGCTGCTCATTACGCTACTAAGTATTGCTGGCATTTACGTACTGCTTTTCGCTGATTTTATAGCTGTTACCCAACTGATGGTGTATGTGGGCGGGGTGCTGGTGCTTATACTTTTCGGTATCATGCTGAGCAGCCGTGTACACGACAAATCAGTACTGTCGGAGAATGTGAACACAGTATGGGGGACGTTGATAGCCGGACTTATAGTTGTTGGCCTAAGTTATTCTATACTTAAAGCTAATATCAGCTCACTGCCCTGGTTACAGACAACAGAGTTAAATGTATTGGGTGACCAGAAAAGCACAGTGCAAACTATAGGTATAAAACTTATGACGGATTTTGTATTGCCTTTCGAAATCGCTTCGTTGCTGTTGCTGATTGCCCTGATGGGAGCCGCCTACATTGCCACCGACAAACAGAAAGTATAG
- the nuoK gene encoding NADH-quinone oxidoreductase subunit NuoK: MAHIPLEHILLLSAVLFSLGILAVITKRHAVVVLMGIELIFNAANLNLVAFSRHDPQLLQGQLFSLFVIVVAAAEAAVALAIVLRVYQHFKTANLNEIATVEN, translated from the coding sequence ATGGCACATATTCCATTAGAACATATTTTACTTCTGAGCGCTGTACTTTTCAGCCTGGGCATATTGGCTGTTATTACCAAACGCCACGCGGTGGTAGTGCTGATGGGCATTGAGCTGATATTTAATGCTGCAAACTTAAACCTTGTTGCCTTCAGCCGTCATGATCCTCAATTGTTGCAGGGGCAGCTTTTCTCGCTGTTTGTTATAGTTGTAGCCGCCGCCGAAGCTGCCGTTGCCTTAGCCATTGTGCTGCGCGTGTACCAGCACTTCAAAACTGCCAACTTAAATGAGATTGCCACAGTAGAGAACTAG
- a CDS encoding cation transporter encodes MVNKSTFRVSKMDCPSEEQMIRMKLEGDKSIKQLDFDIPNRLLTVYHSGGTATIAGAINELNLNSTLLSTEQTEATPTTLQPTADRKLLWIVLLINSGFFLLEIVTGFISKSMGLVADSLDMLADAFVYGLALFAVGGAVRRKKSIARISGFLQLGLAVLGFFEVIRRFLGYEEVPVFQTMIIISFLALIGNATSLYILQKSGSKEAHMQASVIFTSNDVIANIGVIIAGSLVYFTNDNLPDLLIGAIVFLLVARGAFRILKLAN; translated from the coding sequence ATGGTAAACAAGTCGACCTTTAGGGTTTCTAAAATGGATTGTCCTTCTGAAGAACAGATGATCCGGATGAAACTGGAAGGCGATAAAAGTATAAAGCAGCTGGATTTCGATATCCCGAACAGACTATTAACAGTTTACCATAGCGGAGGAACTGCAACTATAGCAGGTGCTATCAACGAGCTAAACCTCAATTCTACATTACTTTCCACTGAGCAAACCGAAGCTACGCCTACAACATTACAGCCTACAGCCGATAGAAAATTGCTCTGGATAGTGCTGCTTATCAACTCTGGCTTTTTTCTGCTGGAGATCGTCACCGGGTTTATTTCTAAGTCGATGGGTTTGGTGGCCGATTCGCTGGATATGCTGGCGGATGCTTTTGTGTATGGTTTGGCCTTGTTTGCAGTAGGTGGAGCCGTGAGACGGAAAAAAAGTATAGCCAGAATAAGTGGGTTTCTTCAGCTTGGGCTTGCCGTGTTAGGCTTTTTTGAAGTAATCCGAAGGTTTCTGGGGTACGAAGAAGTGCCTGTTTTTCAGACCATGATCATTATTTCTTTCTTGGCGCTGATAGGAAATGCTACCTCTTTATACATCCTCCAGAAGTCCGGAAGCAAGGAGGCGCATATGCAGGCTAGCGTGATTTTTACATCTAACGACGTGATCGCAAATATTGGTGTAATTATAGCCGGCTCACTGGTATACTTTACAAACGATAACTTACCAGACTTACTTATTGGTGCAATTGTGTTTCTGTTGGTTGCTAGAGGAGCTTTCCGTATCCTGAAGCTGGCTAACTAA
- the nuoL gene encoding NADH-quinone oxidoreductase subunit L: protein MELTELLKPLAGTPQTTTALVVLLLPLLAFFVLFCFGKRLPRRGDWLAIGISAITFALSVYLFTQTWNTATFHTRTTWFSLPSSIVSDFTAGILLDNLTVLMLVIVTFISTLVQLFSVGYMHGDTGYHRYFAYLGLFTFSMLGIVLVDNLLLLFIFWELVGFSSYLLIGFWFERPAAVAANKKAFLVNRVGDIGLLLGLFAFYTYFRTFDLETLRTLISAGNWSDNSFILDYTLNGELWQLELSSLLLTLAGLGLFMGCVGKSAQFPLQIWLPDAMQGPTPVSSLIHAATMVAAGVYLLARCYALFTPDTLTVIAIVGAITALLGAIAALTQYDIKAVLAFSTISQLGYMVMGMGTGAHDASLFHLTTHAFFKAALFLNAGIIIHAMHRALYHVHQPATSIDPQDIRNMGGLRKAMPITFYTYLLAAAALVGLPLFSGFLSKDAILSGSWAWAQTMSANGNNLYFVVPVIGFTVVLLTAFYMARHMWFMFFGSFRLPFNIQQVRLSAERENERVMVLPVVLLAILSLGIFFSLNPLSFSNSWVMNGISLKATTDGALLADELLQAVTAQDEANHTAHLVIGILSAVLGVAGIGLAISKYKNRTSEALLHAQPKGLSSRVSYNHFYLDNFFNTTFVKPALWTATTLYRVDKRIIDYSLNYGSKWLVVISKIVGWFDRLVVDGLVWLVGALSKVFGMLGRNLQNGKVQSYYAYSLFGFILIILYIVLF from the coding sequence TTGGAGCTTACCGAACTACTGAAGCCGCTGGCTGGCACGCCCCAAACCACTACCGCGTTGGTAGTGCTGCTGTTGCCGCTACTGGCTTTTTTTGTGCTGTTCTGTTTTGGTAAGCGTTTGCCTCGTCGTGGCGACTGGCTGGCGATCGGTATCTCGGCTATCACTTTTGCGCTTTCGGTTTACCTTTTCACCCAAACCTGGAACACCGCTACTTTTCACACGCGTACCACCTGGTTTAGCCTGCCCTCAAGTATAGTTTCTGATTTTACAGCCGGAATTCTGCTGGATAACCTGACCGTGCTGATGCTGGTGATCGTGACCTTCATCTCCACGCTGGTGCAGTTATTCTCGGTAGGCTACATGCACGGCGACACAGGCTACCACCGCTACTTTGCTTACCTGGGGTTGTTTACGTTCAGCATGCTAGGTATTGTGCTGGTAGATAACCTGTTGCTGCTGTTTATTTTCTGGGAATTAGTGGGTTTTTCATCGTACCTGCTTATCGGTTTCTGGTTTGAGCGGCCGGCAGCTGTGGCCGCTAACAAAAAAGCCTTCCTGGTGAACAGGGTAGGGGATATTGGGTTGTTGCTTGGCCTGTTTGCCTTTTATACTTACTTCCGCACTTTCGACCTGGAAACGCTTCGTACACTCATAAGTGCCGGCAACTGGTCAGACAATAGCTTTATACTTGACTATACTTTAAACGGGGAGCTGTGGCAACTGGAGCTAAGTTCGCTGCTGCTTACTTTAGCCGGATTAGGTTTGTTTATGGGGTGTGTGGGTAAGTCGGCGCAGTTTCCGCTGCAGATCTGGTTACCGGACGCCATGCAGGGCCCAACGCCGGTTTCGTCGCTGATACATGCGGCAACCATGGTCGCAGCAGGTGTATACTTGCTGGCTCGCTGTTATGCTCTTTTCACCCCGGATACGCTCACGGTTATAGCTATCGTTGGTGCCATTACCGCATTGCTAGGTGCTATTGCAGCCCTCACGCAATACGACATAAAAGCAGTTCTGGCCTTTTCTACCATCTCTCAGTTGGGATATATGGTAATGGGTATGGGCACAGGGGCACACGATGCGTCACTTTTCCACCTGACGACGCACGCATTCTTTAAGGCTGCTTTGTTCCTCAATGCTGGTATCATCATCCATGCCATGCACCGTGCGTTGTATCATGTACATCAACCTGCCACAAGTATAGATCCTCAGGATATCCGCAACATGGGTGGCCTACGCAAGGCCATGCCAATTACATTTTATACTTACTTGCTGGCGGCTGCAGCTTTGGTTGGTTTGCCATTGTTTTCTGGTTTCCTTTCGAAGGATGCTATACTTTCAGGAAGCTGGGCCTGGGCACAAACCATGAGCGCGAACGGCAACAACTTATACTTTGTAGTTCCGGTAATCGGCTTTACAGTGGTGCTGCTCACGGCTTTTTACATGGCCCGCCACATGTGGTTCATGTTTTTCGGTAGCTTCCGTTTGCCTTTTAATATACAGCAGGTGCGCCTTTCCGCTGAAAGGGAAAATGAGCGCGTAATGGTTTTGCCGGTGGTCTTGCTGGCCATACTTTCGCTGGGAATTTTCTTCTCGCTTAACCCATTAAGCTTCAGTAATAGCTGGGTGATGAACGGGATCAGCCTAAAAGCTACAACTGATGGCGCTCTACTGGCAGACGAGCTTTTGCAGGCAGTAACAGCGCAGGACGAGGCCAATCATACAGCACATTTGGTTATTGGTATACTTTCCGCTGTGTTGGGTGTGGCTGGTATAGGACTGGCTATCAGCAAGTATAAAAACAGAACCAGCGAAGCCCTGCTACATGCGCAGCCGAAGGGTTTGTCAAGCAGAGTTTCTTACAACCATTTTTACCTGGATAACTTCTTCAATACCACATTTGTAAAGCCAGCACTCTGGACAGCTACCACACTTTACCGCGTAGATAAGCGCATCATAGATTATAGCCTGAACTATGGCAGCAAGTGGTTGGTCGTGATTTCGAAGATAGTTGGCTGGTTTGACAGGTTAGTGGTAGATGGATTGGTATGGCTGGTAGGAGCGCTTTCGAAAGTGTTCGGTATGCTGGGCCGCAACCTGCAGAATGGCAAAGTGCAGAGCTATTATGCGTACTCGCTTTTCGGATTTATTTTGATAATACT